One window of the Vigna radiata var. radiata cultivar VC1973A chromosome 1, Vradiata_ver6, whole genome shotgun sequence genome contains the following:
- the LOC106758476 gene encoding homoserine kinase-like, with amino-acid sequence MPITRFRCCSSSSGNNNSVSLNTRTEPQPVTTFVKAFAPAIVANLSLGFDFLGCAVDRMGDIVSVRVDPQVHLGEIHISDITDHTPDKLNKNPLWNCAGIASIEVMKMLSIRSVGFSLFLQKGLPLGSGGRTMKDDAILSFVAMLLERWSWWRRDMEVLYGATPIWGYARVMMREDGFDYGFLWICRSGGEEWRS; translated from the exons ATGCCGATAACAAGATTCAGATGCTGCAGCAGCAGCAGCGGCAACAACAACAGCGTCTCGCTCAATACTCGAACGGAGCCCCAACCCGTAACCACATTCGTCAAAGCGTTTGCTCCCGCCATCGTCGCCAATCTCAGTCTCGGCTTCGACTTCCTAGGTTGTGCCGTTGACAGGATGGGGGACATTGTCTCCGTTAGGGTCGACCCACAGGTTCACCTGGGCGAGATACACATCTCCGACATCACCGACCACACTCCCGACAAGCTCAACAAAAACCCTCTTTGGAACTGCGCTGGCATCGCCTCCATCGAAGTCATGAAAATGCTCTCCATTCGATCTGTAGGCTTCTCGCTCTTCCTGCAGAAGGGCCTGCCTTTGGGAAGCG GTGGTCGTACAATGAAGGATGATGCGATTCTGAGTTTTGTCGCCATGTTGCTGGAAAGGTGGTCGTGGTGGCGACGCGACATGGAGGTGCTTTATGGTGCGACGCCGATTTGGGGGTATGCGAGGGTGATGATGCGCGAAGATGGGTTCGATTATGGGTTCCTCTGGATTTGCAGATCTGGTGGAGAAGAATGGCGATCTTAG